A segment of the bacterium genome:
CGTCGGCATGGATCGGTACGACACCGACATGTCGATCGAAACCGCCGAGCGCGGCGTCGACCTCGCCTTCCAGACCACCGCCTGGGGTCTGACGATCGAGTTCCAGGGCGGCGAGCCGACCGCCAACTGGCCGGTGCTGCAGCACATCGTCGACTACGCGCGGAAGAAGAACGAGACCGCGCAAAAGGTGCTGTCGTTCGCCCTGGTCACCAACCTGTCGCTGATGGACGAGGAGAAGCTCGAGTTCCTCCTCGACCGCCGCGTCCAGATCTGCACCAGCCTCGATGGCCCCGAGGACCTGCACAACAAGATCCGCATCTTCAAGGGCGGCAACAGCCACCAGACGTTGATGAGCTGGATGCAGCGCATCAACGAGCGCTATGCCGAGATGGGGCTGGACACCAATCAGTACCGGGTCGAGGCGCTGCCGACGATCACCCGCCCGAGCCTGACGCGCTGGAAGGACATCGTCGATACCTTCGTCGCCGCCGGCTGCCGCGCCGTCTTCCTGCGCAAGCTCGACCCCTTCGGCTTCGCCGCCCGCAGCGTCAAGACGCTCGGCTACTCGATGGACGAGTTCCTCGAGTTCTACGCCAACGCCGTCGACTACATCATCGAGCTCAACCGCCAGGGCGTGCAGGTGATGGAGCGGCACGCGGCGATCATGCTCAACAAGATCCTCTGCGACGACGAGCCGAACTACCTCGACCTGCGCATCCCCGGCGGCGCCTGCATCGGCCAGCTCGGCTACGCGCCCGACGGCAGCATCTACTCCTCCGACGAGGGCCGATTCGTCGCCTCCATGGGCGACGACATGTTCAAGATCGGCACGGTCAACGACAGCTACTACGACCTGATGACCAACGCCGCCACCCGGGCGCTGGTGATGGCCGGGCTGAACGACGCCCAGCCCGACTGCGTGAGCTGCGTCTACAAGCCGTGGTGCGGCCAGCAGGTCGAATACAATTACAAGACCCAGGGCAGCCTGCACGGCCACATGCGCGACTCGGCCTGGTGCAAGAAGCACAAGTCGATCTTCGACTACCTCATGCACAAGCTGGAATCGGCCGACGAGCGCGACATGGAGATGTTCCGCCTGTGGACCACCAACCGGACGCTGGACCATTTCATCGTCTGAGCTCTTGACCGCCGAGACGCCGCGGCGCGGAGCCGACGCTCCGCGCCGCGGCGGTGACATTCCATGACCCCGCTCACCGGCCACGGTTTGGCGCTGCCCGAACAGGCGACCGACACGCAGGCGCTGCGCACGGCGTACGCGCGCTACCTCGCGACCACCTGCCAGCAGTTCCTCGCCGCCGGCGAGATGCTGCCGGCGGCGCTCCGCCCGGCGCACGCGCGCAGCGCGGCGCTGGTCCGCGACGCGCTGCGCCGCAGCCAGTGGCCCACCCTCACCTGCTTCGCCTCGCCGATGGTCGGCACCCCGCTGCAGTGCCTGTTCCTGCGCGGCGACCTGCCCGCCTTCGCGGCGCGCATCGATGCCGCCGCGGCGGCGCTGGTCCCGCATCTCCTCTTCGAGTTGGCGCTGCGCGGCCTCATCCCCGACGGCCAGTCGGTCCTCTGGGAGCACGGCGCGCCGCCGCTGGCGGCGATCGCCATCGGCGCCGAGCTGACACCGCCCGCCGGCGCCACCGGCCTGCGCGTCTCGCGCAGCCACGTCAGCGCCATCGCCGGCGGCGACGAGGTCGCCCGCCTGCCGGTCGAGCGCGACGCGCTGACGCGGGCGCTGGCCGGCGACGGCGGCGGCTTCGCGGTGCAGCGCTGCTTCCACCGCATCGGCACCGCCACCCACCTCGCCACCGTCGATCACAACCCCATCGCCGCCTTCGAGGCGCACCCCGACAAGGCCGGCAACCCGGTCGACCTCGGCGGCCGGCCGGTCTCCGAATGGGTCGACGTGCTCGGCCAGAGCCTGGCGCTGGTCGAACGCTACCTGCCCGGCGAATACGCCGAGATGCGGATGCTGCTGCACGAGATCATCCCGGTCGGCTTCGACGCGGTGAAGCATCTCTCGGCGTCCTACCGCGAGGCGGTGGGCACCGTGTACATGACGCTGCACCCGAGCGTCATGATCATGACCGAGGCCGTGGTGCACGAATTCCAGCACAACAAGATCAACGTCTCCGCCTACGACGCCGCGTACC
Coding sequences within it:
- the hxsB gene encoding His-Xaa-Ser system radical SAM maturase HxsB, whose translation is MLESASTSGAPPLLPRGRQVDLAALSDPSRWQPEYAVPFNQRVIGRKIVISNDLGDWLMLSQEEFRDFIEGRPQPGEPLFEKLARANFIADRVDLNAQAQRWRRKKQYLYAGPTLHAFVLTHRCNHGCQYCHSSIVGMDRYDTDMSIETAERGVDLAFQTTAWGLTIEFQGGEPTANWPVLQHIVDYARKKNETAQKVLSFALVTNLSLMDEEKLEFLLDRRVQICTSLDGPEDLHNKIRIFKGGNSHQTLMSWMQRINERYAEMGLDTNQYRVEALPTITRPSLTRWKDIVDTFVAAGCRAVFLRKLDPFGFAARSVKTLGYSMDEFLEFYANAVDYIIELNRQGVQVMERHAAIMLNKILCDDEPNYLDLRIPGGACIGQLGYAPDGSIYSSDEGRFVASMGDDMFKIGTVNDSYYDLMTNAATRALVMAGLNDAQPDCVSCVYKPWCGQQVEYNYKTQGSLHGHMRDSAWCKKHKSIFDYLMHKLESADERDMEMFRLWTTNRTLDHFIV